From the Pungitius pungitius chromosome 6, fPunPun2.1, whole genome shotgun sequence genome, one window contains:
- the exoc3l1 gene encoding exocyst complex component 3-like protein: MSAGDHKNGGDQPEEAVSVAKVWPEVERAESLARGAALKWASGVFCRPEHLERLSQYRKRESQRTSSIHTRLKSMVQSYLEGVGWGLEQLREARMELREVSHALKKAGLESSRNAEGVKTLEGLREVSVSHRQLLAAVSNLPRLYSVRGMVLETERLVESRRLLEAHARLMDLERWQDDILWQLHGAAGTAGSALSTEDQELVARYFSGVQQLVDALGKELWAVVSSALALARQNPTPFVSAVRIVEREEALDRALLEEREGPRGPSRPLPPGRPRCWRARFFQVLEEAVSARFRSVSYLHTRGPGLAGHLSALQHGVMADLATVRHLLEHCVPPHYGLTGAYLRASHRCLQAHLLQVSGWDLESGEIFAVLNWVLHIYNGPDMMGHPELVPEMQKLDLGPLISPEGLEQLQNKYVQSVRKSVSQWMHKALQVELQDWQRDQEPDTDHEGFYHTSLPTIITQMLEENARVARMIGEHLRDQTIQMGLYEMENLLNRFREALVEFGKEHHRNPSNIKNKFYLHYLLASISNCIILKNSTESLQKQLSSHSVGRFSWTPPNPLAALDRAVRRACRLVMDQLLLDLQPFLPGLLTRPWLVQGDPTPKLCHVLERHVEMHGRVRPPCRQRLQEEAQWLTVVEYVRALMHKRLVCRSAEERRQLAQQMVQDDARFREVLHGLEGEGSVPEVNPLFLLPVLADFIRLKDPSMLTLEVSGLAAKYPDISEEHVSVLLDIRGDVSRDIRGAVLDLLEQSAPPLPAGYRPIFTDILVPPSTMAFCLPTAKCV, from the exons ggaCTTCCTCCATTCACACCAGACTGAAG TCCATGGTCCAGTCGTACCTGGAGGGGGTGGGCTGGGGTCTGGAGCAGCTGCGAGAGGCCAGGATGGAGCTGAGGGAGGTGTCGCATGCCTTGAAGAAAGCAGGGCTGGAGTCCAGTCGCAACGCCGAGGGGGTGAAAACCCTGGAGGGGCTGAGAGAAGTGTCCGTCAGCCACCGCCAGCTCCTGGCTGCCGTCAGCAACCTGCCGCGCCTCTACTCCG TGCGGGGCATGGTGTTGGAGACGGAGCGTCTGGTGGAGTCCCGGCGGCTCCTGGAGGCCCACGCCCGTCTGATGGATCTGGAGCGCTGGCAGGACGACATCCTCTGGCAGCTCCACGGTGCTGCTGGGACGGCAGGAAGCGCGCTCAGCACAGAGGACCAGGAGCTGGTGGCCAGATACTTCTCTGGTgtccagcagctggtggacgcCCTGG gtaAGGAGCTGTGGGCGGTGGTGAGCAGCGCCCTGGCTTTGGCCCGGCAGAACCCCACGCCGTTCGTCTCCGCGGTGAGGATCGTGGAGCGGGAGGAGGCCCTGGACCGAGCTCTGCTGGAGGAGCGGGAGGGGCCCAGAGGACCCAGCCGGCCCCTTCCCCCCGGGCGGCCCCGCTGCTGGAGAGCACGCTTCTTCCAG GTACTGGAGGAGGCGGTGTCAGCACGGTTTCGCAGCGTTTCCTACCTGCACACGCGCGGCCCCGGCCTAGCGGGCCACCTGTCGGCCCTGCAGCACGGCGTCATGGCCGACCTGGCCACCGTGCGCCACCTGCTGGAGCACTGCGTGCCGCCGCACTACGGGCTGACGGGGGCCTACCTGAGGGCCAGCCACCGCTGCCTTCAAGCTCACCTGCTCCAG GTTAGCGGGTGGGACCTGGAGAGTGGAGAGATCTTTGCTGTGCTCAACTGGGTGCTACACATCTACAACGG CCCAGACATGATGGGTCATCCAGAGCTGGTACCTGAGATGCAGAAACTGGACTTGGGGCCTCTAATCTCCCCCGAGGGACTGGAGCAGTTGCAGAACAAATACGTGCAGAGTGTTCGG AAGAGTGTATCACAGTGGATGCACAAAGCCCTCCAAGTGGAGTTGCAAGACTGGCAGAGAGACCAGGAACCAGATACAGACCATGAAGGTTTCTACCACACTAGCTTGCCCACTATCATcacacag atgctggaggagaacgCCCGTGTGGCTCGGATGATCGGAGAGCACCTGCGGGATCAGACCATACAGATGGGACTGTATGAGATGGAGAACCTCCTAAACAG GTTTCGAGAAGCTTTGGTGGAATTTGGGAAGGAGCACCACAGAAATCCGAGCAACATCAAAAATAAGTTCTACCTCCACTATCTGCTGGCCTCCATCAGCAACTGCATCATCCTAAA AAACTCCACAGAGAGTCTGCAGAAGCAGCTGTCGTCCCACTCTGTGGGGCGATTCTCCTGGACCCCTCCAAACCCCCTGGCAGCTCTGGACCGGGCAGTGAGACGGGCGTGTCGCCTGGTGATGGATCAGCTCCTGCTGGACCTGCAGCCCTTCCTCCCAGGCCTGCTCACCCGACCCTGGCTGGTCCAGGGAGACCCCACCCCCAAACTCTGCCACGTCCTGGAGCGCCACGTGGAGATGCACGGCCGCGTTAGGCCACCCTGCAGACAG CgtctgcaggaggaggcccAGTGGCTCACAGTGGTGGAGTACGTCCGGGCTCTGATGCACAAGAGGCTGGTGTGTCGCAGCGCCGAGGAGAGGAGGCAGCTCGCCCAGCAGATGGTCCAGGACGACGCGCGCTTCAGAGAAGTCCTCCACGGCCTG GAGGGTGAAGGCTCTGTCCCTGAAGTGAACCCTCTCTTCTTACTACCCGTCCTCGCTGACTTCATCCGACTGAAGGACCCCAGCATGCTCACTCTGGAAGTTTCTGGACTTGCGGCCAAATACCCCGACATCAG TGAAGAGCATGTGTCCGTGCTGCTGGACATCCGTGGTGATGTCTCCAGGGACATCAGGGGGGCGGTGCTGGACCTGTTGGAGCAGAGCGCCCCACCTCTGCCTGCGGGATACCGGCCCATCTTCACCGACATCCTGGTGCCCCCCTCCACCATGGCCTTCTGTCTGCCCACTGCCAAGTGTGTGTGA